Part of the Petrotoga olearia DSM 13574 genome, ATTTCTTCCCAGGAAAACGGTCAATTTCTAGGTATCATCGTTAAAAATGACGTAGACCCATTCGTTGGGAAACTCACTTATCTAAGAGTTATTAGCGGTTCTTTAAAAGCAGGTTCTAGTATCTATATTGTTGAAGAATCCACAAGGGAAAAAATCTCCCATATAAATATACCCAGATTTGATAAGAACGAAGAAGTAGAAGAAGCTAGCGTTGGTGATATCTTAGTTATACCTAAACTAAAATCAAGTAAGATAAATCAAACTGTATCCAGTGAAGAAACATCAAATAGGTTGAAATTACCAGAATTTCCGGAACCAATGATATCTAAGTCCATCGCTCCTAATTCAAAAAATGAGATAGACAAAATTACTGAATCTTTAGCAAAAATAGCCGAATCAGATCCAACATTTAAATGGGAATTCGATTCGGAAACAGGCGAAACCGTTATCAGTGGAATGGGAACCATTCACTTAGAAATAATGATAGAGAAGTTGAAAAAGAATTTCGGCATTGATTTTGAGGTAGGAAAACCAAAAATTGCATATAAAGAAACCATAAGAAGTAAATCCCAGGCAGAATACAAACACAAAAAACAAACTGGAGGTCATGGTCAATACGGTCACGTTAAAATAGAAATTGAACCCCTAGAAAGAGGAAAAGGTTATGAATTTGTTGATAAAATCGTTGGAGGCGTCATACCAAAAAATTTCATACCATCTGTAGACAAAGGAATTAGAGAAGCCATAAAAAAAGGTGTTTTAGCTGGTTTTCCGGTTGTGGATATTCGGGTTACACTTTTTGATGGTTCTTACCATGAAGTCGACTCTTCAGATATTTCATTTCAAATAGCTGCAAGACACGCATTTAAAATAGCTATGGAAAATGATAGCCCGGTTATTTTAGAACCAATTATGCATGTTGAAATATTCTTACCCACTGAAAACACTGGTGACGTTATTGGTGAAGTTACAGCAAAAAGGGGAAGGCCCTTAGGAATGGAATCAGTAGGGAAAGGATACGATAAGATAGTAGCTGAAATCCCATTGGCTGAAATGTTGGATTTTTCACCTCGCCTTAGTTCTATCTCCTCAGGAAAAGGCTATTTTAACATGAAATTTTCCCACTATTCTGAAGTGAGCCCTGATATCCAAAACAAAATAATAGAAGAAAGAAAAAGAGAAGAAGAATTACAAAAATAAAATGGGGCTTTGCCCCATTTTTAAATAGTTTTTGCTGATTTGTGCAAAATGGTTCTTTAAGTTTGCCGCATTGTGCAAACAATGTTTTTTTTGCAGCTTTGTGCAAAATGGTTCTTTAAGTTTGCCGTAGTGTGCAAACTATGTTTTTAAATGATTTTGACCTTGATTTTGGGGATCTTAAGGGGCGAAGCCCCTTAATGTTAGACAGTCTCTTAAACAATAAAAAGGAGGAATACACCGTGTCTATTTCAACCAAAACAGGTGATAAGGGTGAAACTTCCCTTTGGAGTGGAGAAAGAGTTTCAAAAGACGACATAAGGGTTGAAGCCTACGGTACCGTAGATGAATTAAACGCATTCCTTTCAGAGACAAATTATTATTTAAAATCTCATCAGGTAAAAAAAATAATAAACGAGGTACAAAATGATTTATTCAAAGTAGCCGGAGAGTTAGCTTCCAAAAGCAAACCATATAAATATCCAATTCAAGAAGAAGATGTCCTTAAAATTACCAATTATGTTTATGCATTTGAAAATAGGTTGAATTTAAAGGGTTTCGTTATACCGGGAAAAACATTGCAATCTGCAAAGTTAGACATTTGCAGAACTATAGCTCGAAGAGCAGAAAGACGAATAATCGCTTTAGATAAAAAAGAACCGGTACCGGAACCATTAAAGAAATATGTAAATCGATTATCTGATTTGTTGTTCATATTAGCCCGTTTTGAAGAGTACATAGAAGATAAAATTGAATTTAAAAAATGGTGAGGTTATTAAGATGTTCTGCATCAAATTAGAATTGAAAATTAGGTTATTTGGGATCAACTCTTTGAAAGACAAAAGATCGGTAGTGAAAACACTGATAAACTCTCTAAGAAAAAAGTATAATGTGTGTGCTTTAGAGGGAAATTATAACGATTCTAAAAATTACTTGGGAATATTCGTCTCGTCGTTAAGCCAAAGTAGAGATTACTTACTAAACCTTATTGAGCAAATTGAGAATGATATCGAACTTAATTATGGTTTAGAAATCGAAAAGGAAGACTACTTAATTTTTTAATAGTTAATTTACTATGAAGGCAGGAGGCACTAATTTGGATTTAACTAACATTATAGAAGAATTAAAAAAGTATTTAAAAATAACTATAAAGTCAAAAAAAAGATTAGAACATATCTACAACGTTGCTGATTTCTCTAAAAAATTAGCCCAAATCCACGAACTTCCTGTAGAAAAAGTCGAAGTTGCAGCGTTGGGACACGATTTATTTCGAGATGTTGACCCAAACAGGTTAATCAAATTGGCGAGGTTTTATAAAATTCCACTCGATAAGTTCGATAAAAATCGTCCGATTCTCTTGCATGGCAAGATAAGTGCGGAATTTTTGAAAAGGAAGTTTTATATAGATGAAGATATATACCAAGCTATATATTATCACACAAGTGGTTATGAAAAAATGGGGGATATAGGAAAGGCACTTGTTATTTCTGATTCAGCCGGAGATGACAGGGATTTTGAAGGCGTTGAAGAACTAAGAAAGGTATCATACACATCTTTGAATGAAGGATACAAATTGGTGATAAAAAACAAAATAAGCTACGCCTTAGCTAAAGAGAGATATATATTAGAAGATACATATAAGACATGGAACACACTCTGTCAAATTTGATAAATTAGAATTAATTTCCACCTAAGCCATATTCGTTTTCTCTGTTATCCAACACATAAATTCTATTACTAGAAGGTAAAAATACCAATGGATCATAATTTGCATAAGCATTTTTAACTTCAAAATGTAGGTGAGGTCCCGTACTTAAACCTGTATTCCCTACTCTTGCGATCATTTCTCCCTTCTCAACATATTGGCCTTCATACACATTTATTTGAGAGAGATGTCCGTAAACATAAGAATTATTGTAAGATTCTATTTCAACCATCAAACCATATCCGCCGTTTACACCAACGAATTTTACTTTTCCAGCTTCAACGGAAAAAACTGGTGTGCCAATAGGTGCCGCAAGATCAATTCCTTCATGAAAAGAATGCTCTTTAGTTATAGGATGGACTCTCCCTCCATATAGGGAAGAAATAGTACCATAAACCGGCCAGATTATCTTTTTTTCGTTGTTGAAACCTTTTCCTACAACACTTTT contains:
- the fusA gene encoding elongation factor G, which gives rise to MSEYKAEKKRIVGFFGHHGCGKTTLMDDVLVNIGLTDRIGQRHLDKDPVEKEKGATFSNHIFSFDLDDSRIYFFDTPGSLDFIGDIQIALNAVDNVVIVINASSGVEVTTERIWNMARELNKPIVFYVNQMDKEGVNFGNLVQELKESFEDEIRIVPFQVPIGEGPDFKGVINLLSNEVFTYEEGTGKFSKQTEIPDNAKDYLERFHSEIIEDIVETNEELLEKYFESGEENLSPEELISALHKAYDEDKIIPVFIGSALKNIGFDQLIKALISFGMTPLERKFYSEEGNEISSQENGQFLGIIVKNDVDPFVGKLTYLRVISGSLKAGSSIYIVEESTREKISHINIPRFDKNEEVEEASVGDILVIPKLKSSKINQTVSSEETSNRLKLPEFPEPMISKSIAPNSKNEIDKITESLAKIAESDPTFKWEFDSETGETVISGMGTIHLEIMIEKLKKNFGIDFEVGKPKIAYKETIRSKSQAEYKHKKQTGGHGQYGHVKIEIEPLERGKGYEFVDKIVGGVIPKNFIPSVDKGIREAIKKGVLAGFPVVDIRVTLFDGSYHEVDSSDISFQIAARHAFKIAMENDSPVILEPIMHVEIFLPTENTGDVIGEVTAKRGRPLGMESVGKGYDKIVAEIPLAEMLDFSPRLSSISSGKGYFNMKFSHYSEVSPDIQNKIIEERKREEELQK
- a CDS encoding cob(I)yrinic acid a,c-diamide adenosyltransferase, with protein sequence MSISTKTGDKGETSLWSGERVSKDDIRVEAYGTVDELNAFLSETNYYLKSHQVKKIINEVQNDLFKVAGELASKSKPYKYPIQEEDVLKITNYVYAFENRLNLKGFVIPGKTLQSAKLDICRTIARRAERRIIALDKKEPVPEPLKKYVNRLSDLLFILARFEEYIEDKIEFKKW
- a CDS encoding DUF503 domain-containing protein, with the translated sequence MFCIKLELKIRLFGINSLKDKRSVVKTLINSLRKKYNVCALEGNYNDSKNYLGIFVSSLSQSRDYLLNLIEQIENDIELNYGLEIEKEDYLIF
- the yqeK gene encoding bis(5'-nucleosyl)-tetraphosphatase (symmetrical) YqeK; translation: MDLTNIIEELKKYLKITIKSKKRLEHIYNVADFSKKLAQIHELPVEKVEVAALGHDLFRDVDPNRLIKLARFYKIPLDKFDKNRPILLHGKISAEFLKRKFYIDEDIYQAIYYHTSGYEKMGDIGKALVISDSAGDDRDFEGVEELRKVSYTSLNEGYKLVIKNKISYALAKERYILEDTYKTWNTLCQI
- a CDS encoding M23 family metallopeptidase gives rise to the protein MDILKRIALFFVIVILVVVGFSSYSIVEHQVQSNETLYSISIKYNVSISTILDWNPNLSPKNLKVGQVMLIPQPEGYLYEVKRGDNLTYIARLFFTSVSDIVKANNLDTTTIFVNQKLFIPKSVVGKGFNNEKKIIWPVYGTISSLYGGRVHPITKEHSFHEGIDLAAPIGTPVFSVEAGKVKFVGVNGGYGLMVEIESYNNSYVYGHLSQINVYEGQYVEKGEMIARVGNTGLSTGPHLHFEVKNAYANYDPLVFLPSSNRIYVLDNRENEYGLGGN